Proteins encoded together in one Microbacterium oxydans window:
- a CDS encoding ABC transporter substrate-binding protein produces the protein MKHLPSPTRRTLAVLAAGTVAAIALAGCSTGGTTDAGDGGSAGAGSFDSVEAALEKGGEITYWSWTPSAEAQVAAFQKEYPKVKVNLVNAGTNNEEYTKLQNAIKAGSGAPDVVQIEYYAFPQFALTDAFADLAPYGFADFEDDYTASTWNSVTNGDAIYGLPQDSGPMALFYNKAVFDAAGVDVPTTWDEYYEAAKAIHAANPDAYITNDTGDAGFATSMIWQAGGKPFETSGTDVTIDLQDAGSKKWTENWNRLVEEDLIAPYGSWSDEWFRGLGDGSLASLVIGAWMPGNLISGAPDGAGDWRVAPMPTYDGTPASAENGGGGQAVTKQSKNPELAAGFLWWLNNSEESISVFLESGGFPSTTAELSSEEFLADAPEYFGGQKINEVLAAAADDVVEGWSYLPYQVYANSIFGDTVGQSYQNGTDLNEGLTAWQDALVEYGNAQGFTVNK, from the coding sequence ATGAAGCACCTTCCCTCTCCGACGCGGCGCACCCTCGCGGTGCTCGCCGCAGGAACCGTGGCGGCCATCGCCCTGGCCGGATGCAGCACCGGCGGCACCACCGACGCCGGCGACGGCGGCAGCGCGGGCGCAGGATCCTTCGACTCCGTCGAGGCCGCGCTCGAGAAGGGCGGCGAGATCACGTACTGGTCGTGGACGCCGTCCGCCGAGGCCCAGGTCGCGGCGTTCCAGAAGGAGTACCCGAAAGTCAAGGTCAACCTCGTCAACGCCGGCACGAACAACGAGGAGTACACCAAGCTGCAGAACGCCATCAAGGCGGGCTCCGGCGCTCCGGACGTCGTGCAGATCGAGTACTACGCGTTCCCGCAGTTCGCGCTGACCGACGCCTTCGCCGACCTGGCCCCCTACGGGTTCGCCGACTTCGAGGACGACTACACCGCCTCCACCTGGAACTCGGTCACGAACGGCGATGCGATCTACGGTCTGCCGCAGGACTCGGGCCCGATGGCACTGTTCTACAACAAGGCCGTCTTCGACGCCGCCGGCGTCGACGTGCCCACCACCTGGGACGAGTACTACGAGGCCGCCAAGGCGATCCACGCGGCGAACCCGGACGCGTACATCACCAACGACACCGGCGACGCGGGCTTCGCGACGTCGATGATCTGGCAGGCCGGCGGGAAGCCGTTCGAGACCTCGGGCACCGACGTCACGATCGACCTGCAGGACGCCGGCTCGAAGAAGTGGACCGAGAACTGGAACCGCCTCGTCGAGGAGGACCTGATCGCGCCCTACGGCAGCTGGAGCGACGAGTGGTTCCGCGGCCTCGGCGACGGCAGCCTCGCCAGCCTCGTGATCGGCGCGTGGATGCCCGGCAACCTCATCTCCGGCGCCCCCGACGGCGCCGGCGACTGGCGCGTCGCGCCGATGCCGACCTACGACGGGACCCCGGCGAGCGCCGAGAACGGCGGCGGCGGCCAGGCCGTGACGAAGCAGAGCAAGAACCCCGAGCTGGCGGCGGGCTTCCTGTGGTGGCTGAACAACTCCGAGGAGAGCATCTCGGTCTTCCTCGAGTCCGGCGGCTTCCCCTCCACGACTGCCGAGCTGTCGAGCGAGGAGTTCCTCGCCGACGCCCCGGAGTACTTCGGTGGCCAGAAGATCAACGAGGTCCTCGCGGCCGCGGCGGACGACGTGGTCGAGGGCTGGAGCTACCTGCCCTACCAGGTCTACGCGAACAGCATCTTCGGCGACACCGTCGGCCAGTCGTACCAGAACGGCACGGACCTGAACGAGGGTCTCACCGCCTGGCAGGACGCGCTGGTCGAGTACGGCAACGCGCAGGGCTTCACCGTCAACAAGTAA
- a CDS encoding carbohydrate ABC transporter permease codes for MNPRKSNTLLIVMIVYALYTLVPLVWLLFSSTKTQAGLFSSFGLWFADDFAFFDNLIATFSYRDGIFLRWLGNTLLYVVVAAGGATLLATMAGYGLAKFRFPGRRAVFAVVLGAVAVPGTALAVPTFLLFSELGLTNTPWAVIIPSLISPFGLYLIWVFASESVPTELLEAARIDGAGEFRTFFTISMRLLAPGIVTVALFTVVATWNNYFLPLIMLSDPAWYPLTVGLNQWSAQAIGAGSQPIYNLVIMGSLLTIIPIVIAFLLLQRFWQSGLTAGSVKQ; via the coding sequence ATGAACCCCCGCAAATCGAACACGCTGCTGATCGTCATGATCGTGTACGCGCTGTACACGCTCGTCCCGCTGGTCTGGCTGCTGTTCAGCTCCACCAAGACGCAGGCAGGCCTGTTCAGCTCGTTCGGCCTCTGGTTCGCCGACGACTTCGCGTTCTTCGACAACCTCATCGCCACGTTCTCGTACCGCGACGGCATCTTCCTGCGCTGGCTCGGCAACACCCTCCTGTACGTCGTCGTGGCCGCCGGAGGGGCGACGCTGCTCGCCACCATGGCCGGCTACGGACTCGCGAAGTTCCGCTTCCCGGGGCGTCGCGCGGTGTTCGCGGTCGTCCTCGGCGCGGTGGCCGTGCCCGGAACCGCCCTCGCGGTGCCGACCTTCCTCCTGTTCAGCGAGCTCGGTCTGACCAACACCCCGTGGGCGGTGATCATCCCGTCCCTCATCAGCCCGTTCGGTCTGTACCTGATCTGGGTGTTCGCCTCCGAATCAGTGCCGACCGAGCTGCTCGAAGCCGCGCGCATCGACGGCGCCGGCGAGTTCCGCACGTTCTTCACGATCTCGATGCGCCTGCTGGCTCCCGGCATCGTGACGGTCGCGCTGTTCACGGTCGTCGCCACCTGGAACAACTACTTCCTGCCCCTCATCATGCTCTCCGACCCCGCCTGGTATCCCCTCACCGTGGGGCTCAACCAGTGGAGCGCCCAGGCCATCGGCGCGGGGTCGCAGCCGATCTACAACCTCGTGATCATGGGCTCGCTCCTCACGATCATCCCGATCGTCATCGCCTTCCTGCTGCTGCAGCGCTTCTGGCAGTCAGGTCTCACCGCGGGAAGCGTCAAGCAGTAG
- a CDS encoding carbohydrate ABC transporter permease, which yields MTTEIPAALGAPGVRRRDKRDWKGWAFVGPFMVVFALVFLTPLAYALYLSFFQEKLIGGTAFVGVDNYVRALTDPQFWEAFGRVLIFLVVQVPIMLLLALGAALALDSARLRGASFFRILIFLPYAVPAVVAVLMWGYIYGDQFGLTSNINDFLGVDAITPFAKEWMLLSIGNIVTWEFVGYNMLIFYSSLKTIPTEMYEAASLDGAGAWRTIFSIKIPSVRGALVIATIFSIIGSFQLFNEPNILRPLAPNVITTFFTPNMYAYNLSFAGQQFNYAATIAIIMGVITAVIAYVVQLRGSKSEVR from the coding sequence ATGACGACTGAAATCCCCGCAGCCCTGGGCGCCCCCGGCGTCCGGCGCCGCGACAAGCGCGACTGGAAGGGCTGGGCCTTCGTCGGCCCGTTCATGGTCGTGTTCGCCCTGGTGTTCCTCACGCCCCTCGCCTATGCGCTGTACCTGAGCTTCTTCCAGGAGAAGCTCATCGGCGGCACCGCGTTCGTCGGCGTGGACAACTACGTCCGCGCCCTCACCGACCCGCAGTTCTGGGAGGCGTTCGGCCGCGTGCTGATCTTCCTCGTCGTGCAGGTGCCGATCATGCTGCTGCTCGCGCTCGGCGCCGCTCTCGCCCTCGACAGCGCACGTCTGCGGGGAGCGTCCTTCTTCCGCATCCTGATCTTCCTGCCCTATGCCGTCCCCGCCGTCGTCGCGGTGCTCATGTGGGGCTACATCTACGGCGACCAGTTCGGCCTCACGAGCAACATCAACGACTTCCTCGGGGTCGATGCGATCACGCCGTTCGCGAAGGAGTGGATGCTCCTCTCGATCGGCAACATCGTCACGTGGGAGTTCGTCGGCTACAACATGCTGATCTTCTACTCCTCGCTGAAGACCATCCCGACGGAGATGTACGAGGCCGCGTCACTGGACGGCGCCGGAGCGTGGCGCACGATCTTCTCGATCAAGATCCCGTCGGTGCGCGGAGCCCTCGTCATCGCGACGATCTTCTCGATCATCGGCAGCTTCCAGCTCTTCAACGAGCCCAACATCCTGCGCCCGCTGGCACCGAACGTGATCACGACGTTCTTCACCCCGAACATGTACGCGTACAACCTGTCGTTCGCCGGGCAGCAGTTCAACTACGCCGCGACCATCGCCATCATCATGGGCGTCATCACCGCGGTCATCGCCTACGTCGTGCAGCTGCGCGGCTCGAAGTCGGAGGTGCGCTGA
- a CDS encoding LacI family DNA-binding transcriptional regulator, with translation MEDVARAAGVSGQTVSRVVNARGYVGAATRERVEAAMHSLGYRPNSAARALRSGRFRTIGVVMFSFSSYGNQRTLDAIAVRAAQLGYALTLIPVESSAGETVAGAFRRLEEHAVDGIIIVIEAHQLDEADIEIPEALPVVFVDSNRGETHPFVDTDQAQGARLATEHLLDLGHDTVWHVTGPARSYSAERRREAWRETLEKHGRAVPEPLSGDWTAASGYAAGVELRGLDDVTAVFAANDQMAIGVLRAFHEIGRDVPADVSIVGFDGLPDAAQLWPPLTTIQQHPERVGALAVDALLAELDGVERQQTPLVGTELIVRESTAAPRKR, from the coding sequence ATGGAAGACGTCGCCCGCGCAGCCGGGGTCTCCGGACAGACCGTCTCCCGTGTCGTGAACGCCCGGGGATATGTCGGCGCCGCCACCCGCGAGCGCGTCGAGGCCGCGATGCACAGCCTCGGGTACCGCCCCAACAGCGCTGCCCGCGCGCTGCGGTCAGGGCGCTTCCGCACGATCGGCGTCGTGATGTTCTCGTTCAGCTCCTACGGCAACCAGCGCACGCTCGATGCGATCGCGGTGCGCGCCGCCCAGCTCGGCTACGCCCTCACCCTCATCCCGGTGGAGTCGAGCGCGGGCGAGACCGTCGCCGGCGCCTTCCGTCGGCTGGAGGAGCACGCGGTCGACGGCATCATCATCGTGATCGAGGCGCATCAGCTCGACGAAGCCGACATCGAGATCCCCGAGGCGCTGCCCGTGGTGTTCGTCGACTCGAACCGCGGCGAGACCCACCCGTTCGTCGACACCGACCAGGCGCAGGGCGCGCGGCTCGCGACCGAGCACCTTCTCGATCTGGGCCACGACACGGTGTGGCATGTCACCGGTCCCGCACGCTCCTACTCCGCCGAGCGTCGTCGCGAAGCCTGGCGGGAGACGCTCGAGAAGCACGGGCGGGCCGTGCCGGAACCGCTGTCGGGAGACTGGACCGCGGCATCCGGCTATGCGGCCGGTGTCGAACTGCGCGGGCTCGACGACGTCACCGCCGTGTTCGCCGCGAACGACCAGATGGCGATCGGCGTGCTGCGGGCCTTCCACGAGATCGGCCGCGATGTGCCCGCAGACGTCAGCATCGTCGGATTCGACGGACTGCCGGACGCCGCCCAGCTGTGGCCGCCGCTGACGACGATCCAGCAGCATCCGGAGCGGGTCGGTGCGCTCGCCGTGGACGCGCTGCTGGCCGAGCTCGACGGGGTCGAGCGTCAGCAGACGCCGCTCGTCGGCACCGAGCTCATCGTGCGGGAGAGCACAGCGGCACCGCGGAAGCGCTGA
- a CDS encoding Fe-S protein yields METLRHIVLFVHLIGFAVLFGSWAVQAFGGKREFTRLMNIGMAIAAVAGLALAAPWGISYELNYVKIGVKLVILLVIGALLGIGLGRQRRGAAIPPAVFWLVGILTAANAAIAAIWR; encoded by the coding sequence ATGGAGACCCTCCGCCACATCGTGCTGTTCGTCCACCTCATCGGATTCGCCGTGCTCTTCGGCTCCTGGGCCGTGCAGGCGTTCGGCGGCAAGCGGGAGTTCACCCGTCTGATGAACATCGGCATGGCGATCGCCGCGGTCGCAGGCCTCGCTCTCGCCGCGCCGTGGGGCATCTCGTACGAGCTCAACTACGTCAAGATCGGCGTGAAGCTCGTGATCCTGCTCGTCATCGGCGCGCTGCTCGGAATCGGTCTGGGTCGCCAGCGGCGTGGAGCAGCCATCCCGCCCGCGGTGTTCTGGCTGGTCGGAATCCTCACCGCCGCCAACGCCGCGATCGCCGCGATCTGGCGCTGA
- the ribH gene encoding 6,7-dimethyl-8-ribityllumazine synthase: MSGAGAPETGNIDGRGLNVVIIAGTWHETISNGLIAGAERVLDAAQATHRLVRVPGSFELAIAAQAAFAGGADAVVALGVIIRGGTPHFEYVSAATTDGLTRVALDAGKPVGFGVLTLDDEQQGLDRAGLEGSKEDKGAEAADAALRTALVTRELRG, encoded by the coding sequence ATGAGCGGCGCAGGAGCACCCGAGACGGGCAACATCGACGGACGCGGTCTGAACGTCGTCATCATCGCCGGAACCTGGCACGAGACCATCTCGAACGGGCTGATCGCCGGCGCCGAGCGGGTGCTGGACGCCGCCCAGGCGACCCATCGGCTGGTGCGCGTGCCCGGCTCGTTCGAGCTCGCGATCGCCGCGCAGGCGGCGTTCGCCGGAGGAGCCGATGCGGTCGTGGCCCTCGGCGTGATCATCCGCGGCGGCACACCTCACTTCGAGTACGTCTCGGCCGCGACCACGGACGGCCTCACGCGCGTCGCACTGGACGCCGGGAAGCCGGTCGGCTTCGGAGTGCTGACCCTCGATGACGAGCAGCAGGGTCTCGACCGCGCCGGCCTCGAAGGCTCCAAGGAGGACAAGGGCGCCGAGGCCGCGGATGCCGCACTGCGCACCGCCCTGGTGACGCGGGAGCTGCGGGGCTGA
- the ribA gene encoding GTP cyclohydrolase II, giving the protein MSLSTIPEALEALRAGRPVLVADDENRENEGDVILSAELATPEWVAWTVRWSSGFICAPMPTDLADHLNLQPMVAASEDARSTAYTVSVDAASGVTTGISAHDRAHTLNVLADAASTATSVIRPGHVLPLRAVDGGVRERSGHTEAAVELMKLAGLRPVGAIAEVVAEDGSMMRLPGLLELGARDGVPVITIEQLIAHLNEIDPEGATPGAHRGRRVSLRADATVPTTHGTFRFLAYKDRVTGTDHIAVVSGEPGETALVRVHSECLTGEAFGSLKCECGPQLDSALDAIEQEGGIVIYMRGHEGRGIGLINKLRAYSLQEEGLDTVDANLALGLPADARDYAAAAGILADLGVSKVRLLTNNTDKVAQLRELGLDVVEQVPLIVGVGPNNHQYLETKRDRMGHIIGEAELAEALAHGEDDK; this is encoded by the coding sequence ATGAGCCTTTCCACCATCCCCGAGGCCCTGGAGGCGCTGCGCGCCGGGCGTCCCGTTCTCGTCGCCGACGACGAGAACCGCGAGAACGAGGGCGACGTGATCCTGTCGGCCGAGCTCGCGACCCCCGAGTGGGTGGCGTGGACCGTGCGCTGGTCGTCCGGATTCATCTGCGCGCCGATGCCCACCGACCTCGCGGATCACCTGAACCTGCAGCCCATGGTCGCGGCGAGCGAGGATGCACGGTCCACCGCGTACACCGTGAGCGTGGACGCCGCCTCCGGTGTCACGACCGGCATCAGCGCGCACGACCGCGCCCACACCCTCAACGTGCTGGCCGACGCCGCGTCGACTGCGACCAGCGTCATCCGCCCCGGGCACGTGCTCCCGTTGCGGGCAGTCGACGGCGGCGTGCGCGAGCGCAGCGGCCACACCGAGGCCGCCGTCGAGCTCATGAAGCTCGCCGGTCTCCGCCCGGTCGGCGCGATCGCCGAGGTGGTCGCCGAGGACGGCAGCATGATGCGCCTTCCCGGACTGCTGGAGCTGGGTGCCCGCGACGGCGTGCCCGTCATCACGATCGAGCAGCTCATCGCGCACCTCAACGAGATCGACCCCGAGGGTGCGACTCCGGGCGCGCACCGCGGTCGGCGCGTGAGCCTGCGCGCGGACGCCACGGTGCCGACCACGCACGGCACGTTCCGCTTCCTCGCCTACAAGGACCGCGTCACGGGCACGGATCACATCGCCGTGGTCTCCGGCGAGCCCGGCGAGACCGCGCTGGTGCGCGTGCACTCCGAGTGCCTGACCGGCGAGGCGTTCGGCTCGCTGAAGTGCGAGTGCGGCCCCCAGCTCGACTCCGCCCTCGACGCCATCGAGCAGGAGGGCGGCATCGTCATCTACATGCGCGGCCACGAGGGGCGCGGCATCGGCCTCATCAACAAGCTGCGCGCCTACAGCCTGCAGGAGGAGGGGCTCGACACCGTCGACGCCAACCTCGCGCTCGGGCTGCCCGCCGATGCCCGCGACTACGCCGCGGCGGCCGGCATCCTCGCCGACCTGGGCGTGTCGAAGGTGCGCCTGCTGACGAACAACACGGACAAGGTCGCGCAGCTGCGCGAGCTCGGACTCGACGTCGTGGAGCAGGTCCCGCTGATCGTCGGCGTCGGCCCGAACAACCACCAGTACCTGGAGACCAAGCGTGACCGGATGGGTCACATCATCGGCGAAGCGGAACTCGCAGAGGCGCTCGCCCACGGAGAGGACGACAAATGA
- a CDS encoding riboflavin synthase → MFTGIIEEMGEITAIAPSGDGWRLTVRAPRAAADAVHGESIAVSGVCLTVVGSTADTFDTDVMKQTLDVAAIGSATVGTRVNIEKAMPVGARLGGHIVQGHVDGTGSVLEVRPGAQWSVLRISLPTDLAPLVVDKGSISVDGTSLTVSAVSAPADPAPWFEVSLIPETLAATTLGTRAAGDRVNLETDILARHVERLLAFRAASEGGSR, encoded by the coding sequence ATGTTCACCGGAATCATCGAGGAGATGGGCGAGATCACCGCGATCGCCCCCTCCGGCGACGGATGGCGCCTGACCGTGCGCGCCCCTCGCGCCGCAGCGGACGCCGTGCACGGCGAGTCCATCGCGGTCTCCGGCGTGTGCCTGACCGTCGTGGGTTCGACCGCCGACACCTTCGACACCGATGTGATGAAGCAGACGCTCGACGTCGCCGCGATCGGGTCGGCGACGGTCGGCACCCGCGTGAACATCGAGAAGGCGATGCCGGTCGGTGCGCGACTCGGCGGGCACATCGTGCAGGGTCATGTCGACGGCACCGGCTCCGTGCTCGAGGTGCGACCCGGCGCGCAGTGGAGCGTGCTGCGCATCAGCCTGCCCACCGACCTCGCCCCCCTCGTCGTCGACAAGGGCTCGATCTCGGTCGACGGCACCTCGCTGACCGTGAGCGCGGTCAGCGCCCCCGCCGACCCCGCCCCCTGGTTCGAGGTCTCCCTGATCCCGGAGACCCTGGCCGCGACAACCCTCGGCACCCGCGCGGCCGGCGACCGCGTGAACCTCGAGACCGACATCCTCGCTCGCCACGTCGAGCGCCTGCTCGCGTTCCGCGCCGCATCGGAAGGAGGCTCGCGATGA
- the ribD gene encoding bifunctional diaminohydroxyphosphoribosylaminopyrimidine deaminase/5-amino-6-(5-phosphoribosylamino)uracil reductase RibD, with the protein MAVNPAERSAMDRALRLATRGPRGANPQVGAVILSPDGTVLAEGWHHGAGTPHAEVDALSKLAPGAADGATAVVTLEPCNHTGRTGPCAVALIEAGIARVVYALDDPGAVSGGGAERLRAAGVDVESGEQAEAARALIDGWLTAQRLGRPHITVKWAQSLDGRAAAADGSSQWITGPAARADVHRRRAEADAIAVGTGTVLADDPALTARDGDALLPHQPIPVIIGSRPTPADAAVHRHPHAPLFFDTHDLPAVVAELHARGIQSLFVEGGPTLASAFLQAGLADRVLAYIAPVLLGGDRLALTDIGVGSIDQARRLTVDEWVPLGPDLLAIAHPAHDTDPQNEGAA; encoded by the coding sequence ATGGCAGTGAACCCGGCAGAGCGCAGCGCGATGGATCGCGCGCTCCGGCTCGCCACGCGTGGACCGCGCGGAGCGAACCCGCAGGTCGGCGCGGTCATCCTCTCTCCCGACGGCACGGTCCTCGCCGAGGGCTGGCACCACGGCGCCGGGACCCCGCACGCCGAGGTCGACGCGCTCTCGAAGCTCGCGCCCGGTGCGGCCGACGGAGCCACGGCCGTCGTCACCCTGGAGCCCTGCAACCACACCGGACGCACCGGCCCGTGCGCGGTCGCACTCATCGAGGCGGGTATCGCCCGTGTCGTCTACGCCCTCGACGATCCGGGGGCCGTGTCCGGCGGGGGCGCGGAGCGCCTGCGCGCCGCCGGGGTCGACGTCGAGTCCGGCGAGCAGGCCGAGGCCGCCCGCGCACTGATCGACGGCTGGCTCACGGCGCAGCGGCTCGGTCGCCCGCACATCACGGTCAAGTGGGCGCAGAGCCTCGACGGCCGCGCCGCCGCCGCCGACGGATCGAGCCAGTGGATCACCGGACCGGCCGCCCGGGCCGACGTGCACCGCCGCCGCGCCGAGGCCGATGCCATCGCCGTCGGCACCGGCACCGTGCTCGCCGACGATCCCGCGCTCACCGCCCGCGACGGCGACGCCCTGCTCCCCCACCAGCCGATCCCGGTGATCATCGGGTCGCGTCCCACCCCGGCCGACGCCGCGGTGCACCGGCATCCGCACGCCCCGCTCTTCTTCGACACCCACGACCTCCCCGCGGTCGTGGCCGAGCTGCACGCCCGCGGCATCCAGAGCCTGTTCGTGGAAGGCGGCCCCACGCTGGCCAGCGCCTTCCTCCAGGCCGGGCTCGCCGACCGCGTGCTCGCCTACATCGCCCCGGTGCTGCTCGGCGGCGACCGGCTCGCCCTCACCGACATCGGCGTCGGATCCATCGACCAGGCGCGACGCCTGACCGTCGACGAGTGGGTCCCGCTCGGGCCCGACCTGCTCGCGATCGCGCACCCCGCGCACGACACCGACCCCCAGAACGAAGGAGCCGCCTGA
- a CDS encoding Fpg/Nei family DNA glycosylase translates to MPEMPEVQGLTAFLAERAVGRTITRASVAAIAALKTYDPPITALQGATITASARLGKFVVLSCGEELHLVFHLAKAGWLRWYETLPSTLIKPGKSPIALRIALDDGSGFDLTEAGTKKSLAVYVVRDPQEVPGIARLGPDPLDPAFTRAAFAGLLEERRMQIKGLLRDQAVIAGIGNAYSDEILHAAHMSPYAIAGTLDDAEIDRLFTAMRETLTEAVAEASGKPPADLKDAKRRGMQVHARRGEACPVCGDTVRSVFFADRSLEYCPTCQTGGKVLADRRLSRLLK, encoded by the coding sequence ATGCCGGAGATGCCGGAGGTCCAGGGCCTGACCGCCTTCCTCGCCGAGCGCGCCGTCGGCCGCACCATCACGCGCGCGTCCGTCGCCGCCATCGCTGCTCTGAAGACCTACGACCCGCCGATCACCGCGCTGCAGGGCGCGACGATCACGGCCTCGGCCCGGCTCGGCAAGTTCGTGGTGCTCTCCTGCGGCGAAGAGCTGCACCTCGTGTTCCACCTCGCGAAGGCCGGCTGGCTGCGGTGGTACGAGACCCTCCCCTCCACGCTCATCAAACCGGGCAAGTCCCCCATCGCGCTGCGCATCGCCCTCGACGACGGCAGCGGATTCGACCTGACGGAGGCCGGGACCAAGAAGTCGCTGGCCGTCTACGTCGTGCGCGACCCGCAGGAGGTCCCGGGCATCGCGCGCCTCGGCCCCGATCCACTCGACCCCGCGTTCACCCGCGCGGCCTTCGCCGGCCTCCTGGAAGAGCGGCGGATGCAGATCAAGGGGCTGCTGCGCGACCAGGCCGTGATCGCCGGCATCGGCAACGCCTACTCCGACGAGATCCTGCACGCCGCGCACATGTCGCCCTACGCGATCGCCGGCACGCTCGACGACGCCGAGATCGACCGGCTGTTCACGGCGATGCGCGAGACGCTCACCGAGGCGGTCGCCGAGGCCTCGGGCAAGCCGCCCGCCGACCTCAAGGACGCCAAGCGGCGCGGCATGCAGGTGCACGCCCGCCGCGGTGAGGCGTGTCCGGTCTGCGGTGACACCGTCCGCAGCGTGTTCTTCGCCGACCGCTCGCTCGAGTACTGCCCGACCTGCCAGACCGGTGGCAAGGTGCTCGCCGACCGGCGGCTCTCGCGCCTGCTCAAGTGA
- a CDS encoding GNAT family N-acetyltransferase, which translates to MRSATLTTERLVLRAPAEADVDAITDACQEPEISRWTTVPSPYNREDAEEFVRLVAGWWAEGAETVWGMYAGDELVGMIGLHGITEHFTGRHAELGYWVVASARGRGYLTEAARAVIDWGFAELGLVRIRWQAVAGNIPSARAARALGFRYEGLQRQALTSPRGRDDGWVAGLLPEDDRAPVDWPILEALATDG; encoded by the coding sequence ATGCGATCGGCCACCCTGACCACCGAAAGACTCGTGCTCCGGGCACCCGCCGAGGCGGATGTCGATGCCATCACCGACGCGTGCCAGGAGCCGGAGATCTCCCGCTGGACGACCGTCCCGAGCCCGTACAACCGCGAGGACGCCGAGGAGTTCGTGCGCCTGGTGGCGGGATGGTGGGCCGAGGGCGCGGAGACCGTGTGGGGCATGTACGCCGGAGACGAGCTCGTCGGGATGATCGGGCTGCACGGCATCACCGAGCACTTCACGGGCCGGCACGCGGAGCTCGGATACTGGGTCGTGGCGTCGGCACGCGGCAGGGGGTACCTGACCGAGGCCGCACGTGCCGTGATCGACTGGGGATTCGCCGAGCTCGGACTCGTGCGCATCCGCTGGCAGGCCGTCGCCGGGAACATCCCCTCCGCCCGCGCCGCCCGCGCCCTCGGCTTCCGCTACGAGGGGCTGCAGCGCCAGGCGCTCACGAGCCCGCGCGGCCGCGACGACGGCTGGGTCGCCGGGCTCCTGCCGGAGGACGACCGCGCCCCGGTCGACTGGCCGATCCTCGAGGCCCTCGCCACCGACGGGTGA